The Paenibacillus mucilaginosus 3016 genome includes the window TATACCAGGAGGGGCGGATTGTGTTCGCGAACGCCCGTGCCGCCGCCATCTTCGGACTCAGCGGTCCGGCCGAGGTGGTCGGCAGCCCGACGGAGCGATTCCTTCATCCGAAGCACTATGACAAAGAGCTGCTGCTGGCCAAAGAACTGTATCACAAGAACGGGATTCTTCCTCATCTCGAGCTGACTTATTTGACCGCGCAGGGTGCCGAGGTGATGGTGGAGGTCTCGATCTCCTCGATCCTCGACGGCGGCAAACCGGCGATCTTCACCTCGTTCCGGGATATCTCGGAACGCAAGGCGGCCGAGCAGAAGCTGCAGGAGACCAACCGCAAGCTCCAGGAGGCCAACCGGCAGCTTCAGCAGCTGTCCAGCCGCGACGGGCTCACGGGTATTCCGAACCGCCGCAGCTTCGACGAGGCGTATGCCCGTGCCTGGGAAGAAGCGGCTAGGGGCTCCAAGCCGCTCTCGGTGATCCTGTGCGACATCGACTTCTTCAAAGCGTACAACGATACGTACGGGCACCAGGGCGGCGACGCCTGCCTGCGGGCCGTAGCCGGCATCTTCGAAGCGGCGGCTGCGGGAAGCGGCCAATTGGCGGCGCGTTACGGGGGCGAGGAGTTCGTCATCCTGCTGCCCGGGAGCGGGGTGGAGGAGGCCCGTGCCGCGGCCGAAGCCGTACGGGCGAAGGTAGAGCAGGCCGGCATTCCGCATAAGGCCTCCAAGGCGGGCGGCTGCGTGACCCTCAGCGCGGGGATCGCCACCGTGATTCCGCACCCGCTGGTGCAGCCCGGCGATCTCATCGGGCAGGCGGACAAGGCGCTCTACAGGGCGAAGCTGCAGGGCCGCAACCGCGTGGCAGCCTACGGGGACGCCGCAGGGACCGGGAGATCCTAAGCTTCGGCGCGGTCTGGCGGCGGGACTGCAGGGAATACAGGAAGGGCACCGGTATGCAGCCGGTGTCCTTCTTGCTGCACGGGCACAGCGGCCGCTTCGCGGTGCGGGAGCGTCTTCCCATTCATTACATCCTATGGAGACCAGAGTCGATTCCGGCAGCTTAAGTCGATTCGCGGGAAGTTTATGTCTTTGTCTCCTTCTGGTACGATGAGATGAGGACAGAAAATGATTTGAATGCAGAGATGATTTCCTGGAGGAATAAACATTTTAGTGGAGCGTCAGGATAGGGGGCGGCGGTATGCTGCAGTATTTCAGGGACGTGTATACCTCGTGGATCGATTATCCGCTGCGTGAGGGCAGGCGGCTTGGCGGGCGGTACGAAATCGTCCGCTTCCTGGGTATGGGGAGCTACGGGCTGACGTACCTGTGCCGGGACAGCCGGGAGGCTGGGGCCGAGGTGGTCGTGAAGATGGCGAAGCCGAGCAAAAAAGAGCTGGGCCGCCGTCTGCTGCAGCGGGAGCATGAGATCCTGAAAAAGCTTCAGCACCCCCGCATTCCGGCAGCCGGGGGCACCTTCGAGGAGCGCGGCAGGCTTTGTTTGGTAACCGAGTATATCGCGGGGGAGACGGTCGAGGATCTGATCTTCCGGGAGGAGCGAAGGTTCACCGAAGAGGTGTCCCTGTTATTCATGCGGGAGCTGCTCGAGATTGTGGCCTTCGTCCATGGACAGGGTTACGTGCACCTGGATGTCCGCATTCCGAATGTGATGGTGCGCGGCGGTGATATTCATCTCATCGACTTCGGTCTCGCCCGCCGGATCGGCGACACGGAGGGACAGGAGCCGTTCGAGAATGACGAGATGCGGCGTCGCCGTACCCCGGAGGCGCAGAGCGATCTGTATGCGGCAGGCCACTTCCTGCTCTTCCTGCTCTATTCCACCTACCGGGCCGATTGGAACAGCCCGGAGGCCGGCTGGGAGGAGGAGCTCACGGTGTCGGAGGGGACGCGGACGCTGATAAGGCGGCTCCTGCAGGAGGAGCCGCCTTATGCGGATGCCGTAATCTGTATGGCTGAGCTGGACCGGGTGCTGGGTGCTCTTCAGAGGTCATCCCCCTGAGAGCGCTCTATGCACGGATGATTAACTGGAGCTGCCATGTCTGTTCTTATAGTAGCGCTGGCCGTATCCCGAACCGTAGCGGTCGGACGATGAGCCGCGGCGCATCGGACGGTTGAAGCGGTGGGAACTGCTGTAGCGGCGGTTGCTGTGCTTGGAACCGGTGACGGAGTGCAGGATCTTTTGAAGCAGGTGTTTCAGCATAATGTAGAATCCCTCCCCAAGTGGTTGTTATGGGATACTTTACGCAGAAGAGCGCGGCAGGTTTCGGAAAGAGTCAGAGAATCGGTTCAGGTAAAGAGTGGAGGTCCCCTTATTGCTGCCCCTCAATCCTTATCCCACTCCCGGATTTCGCAGAGGATCAGGTAAATGATCCCCACGATCAGAGCCGTCCGGCTCCAGAACGTGAGGGTGCCGCTGGGCGTGCCTCCCGGGTAGATGGCGGCCGAGAGCTCATAGACACCGGTGAGGAAAGCCGACAGGGCGCAGAAGGCGACGCCGGCTCCGCGTTTGGTCATGGTGATTCCCTCCTTGGAAAATAAGGAAGCCCCGACGTCTTGGGATGTCGGGGCTTCGATGTTCAAGCGGATGGGATGACGCCGGATTACCAGCGCGGGTTCACGGGCGAATCCTGCAGCTCGGCGCGCACCTGCAGGTACTTGTAGAAGGCTGTGGCCGCCTGTGCCCGGGTCATCTCGGTCTTCGGCCGGAACTTGCCGTCCTCGAGCGTCATGATGCCGAGGCCGTTCACGAGCGCGACAGCGCCGGGATTAGCGGCCGCACCGTTCTCGAGATCCGTCGCCTGCAGGACGAAGAGGCCTTCGGTCTGCGCCAGCTTGCGGTAGCCCATGGCGCGGACGAGCAGCTCGGCCAGATCGGCGCGGGAGAGGGAGGCATCCGGCTGGAACGTGCCGCTGGTCCGGTCGATCAGGCCGCGGTCGGCGGCGTTCTCGACGTAAGCGAAGTACTTGGAGTCCTTCGCCACGTCCGCGAAGGAGGCCGCACGCTCGGCATAGGCTCCGGCGGAGAGCGGCATGTAGCCGCCGTTCACGGCCGCGAGCAGCATCTTCACCATCTCGCCGCGGGTGATGAGTCCGTCCGGCTGGACCTTGCCGTCCGTGACTTCGAGGGCGCCGTAATCGATCATGAGATTCAGCGCTTCCTCGGCCCAGTGGCCGGCAATGTCCGCAGGAGGCGCGGCGAACGGATCGACCGTGCGGCCGCTCTCGCGGCTGCGCCACTTGCCGGATTCCCCGTCCAGGAACAATTGCTGCTCGCGTTCGGTGAACTTCGGCACAAGGCCGTAGACCAGCCGGGTCTGCAGCTTCTCGCCGCCCGTAGGGGCGATCTCGCCGGCGGCGGCCATCACGTTGTATTTCTCCACCGGCATGCCGCCTGCACCATCATACCCGTACGGGGAAGGCTTGCCCTTGTAATCGATAACGTACTGCAGCTTGATGTCATATTGGCCGAGGAGCAGCTTCCGTGCTTCATCTTCCGCGATGACCTTCCGCGGCTCCGCCGGGTAAGGGATCGTGGAGAGATTGGAGTGGAACTCCTTGATCTCGCCTGTCTTGCGGTCGAGGCCGAGGCTGACCGATTCATATTCCGTCGGAATCCCGCCGACGATGCGCCGGTAGTTCACCGGGTAATACGGCATGGAGGCCAGCTTCGATGTCCACTCCGGTGAGGCTTCGTTCTGCGGATCGAGATAGAGCTCGTGCACATATGCCGGCAGAATCTCCCGCAGATGCTTCTCCGCGCGGCTCTTCAGCTCGTCGGAGGTAAGATCTGCTCCAGCTGTGTCCGTCGAGGCGGCCAGCGGCCGGAAATCGTTCGGCGAGAAAGCGAGAATCACGCCGGTGGAGCTGTCGACGGAGGCATAGATCATCGTGCCGCCGTTCTCGGGCGACCCGCCAACGGACCAACGTAGATCCCAGGCCGATGTCGTCCGGTTCGTCCGGGGATCGGTGTACTCCCGGTACGAGGCGTCCTCGAGCTTCGCTTCCTTCGGAAGAGTGAATTTCCCTGTGATGCGCTCCACCGCCTGTTCCTTGGTGAGCTTGAGCGGAGCGGACGGAAGCTCGGCGAGCGGCTTGTCGCTCAAAGGCACGGGCTTCACGGCAGGAGCAGGCTTGCCGCCGGAGAGGGTCAGGACTTCGCCTGTGGCGGCATCCACCATCAGCGGGTCCGCGGTGTAAGCAACGTAGAGCTGCTGCGCGCCGCTTTCGGCATTATAAGGCGTAACGTACTGCAGACGCGGGTTCGTCGCCTCCTGAAGCGTGTCCGCGGCCTTGTCAGCTGCAACAGGCGTGCCGGACGGTGCGAACGCAAGCGATTCGTCCCACTGCTTGGAGTAAGAGATAATCCGGCCGTCGCCGTCCACCGTGATGCGCACTTCATTGCCATAAAAAGGAATGCCGTTCACGCTGCGGACCCAGCGCAGGGGATATTGGGTTTCCCCGCTGAGCGGCTTGCGGAAATTCTTTTCGTCCTCAAGCGCATAAGTCAGCTGGCTCTGCTCCTTCGGAAGCATCTTGGCCAGGTGGGCCTCGGCGATCGTCTTGGCTTTGTCCAGGGACACCTGCGGAGGGAAGGAAGGCTTGCGGTCCGGATCGCCGTCATAGATCTGGTAGGAGAGCAGCCCGCCGTTATTGGAATCTACCGTGACGCTGATGCTGCCATAATATCCCTTGGCGTCCTGCTTCACGAAGGACAGATGCCAGGCGCCGCGGGCGCTGCCGCCGGAGAACGGGGTGACTTGGTAATTGACGCTCTGGAGCTTGTAGTCGGTAGGAATGGTGACGTAGGTGCCGGCAAGCTCAATGGCGCGCTCCCGGGAGACTGCCGTATTCACGGGAGCGTCGCTTGCGGCTGGCAGCGCTTCCTTGGCCGGTGCCGACGGTCCGGCGGCCGGCAGAAGGACGGCTGATGTTTGTTTGGACGCCGCATCGGGGGTCATGGCCGCCAGGGGGGAGGCGGACGTCAGCAGAAGGGCGGTGGTGAGGCCGGCGATACCCCAAGGCTTGAAGAATGGCTTTTGCATAAGTGGATCCTCTCCGTATCGGTGGAATAGGTTGCTACGCACTAAACGCGGCCGATCCCCGGAAGGTTGCAGAGGTTCAAGAAAAATCATGAATCCAGAGGCCCAATTTCAGGAAGAAATAGATGCAAAAACCACATGAAGACACAGGTCGGCAGACATATGGGAAACCATGGCGTATTCCAATCCTTTTTTCCAGTACAGGTAGCCGAACCAGATCCCGAGCAGTCCGTTCAGGATGAGGATGCGGGCGACGATCACTCCGTTCAGCGTCCCGTACAGACCGGCCGCCGCGGGCAGATGTCCGATGCCGAACAGCAGGGTCGAGAGGAGAATGGCGCACCAGAAGTACCCGGAGGGAATTCGTGCCCCGGTCCGGCCTGTAATCTTGGAGAGCAGCCATACGATCAGGGTCATTGCAAAAAGACGCAGCAGGAGCTCCTCCGTGATGCCTCCGTAGAACATGGCGAGCAGGCCCTGCCACCAGGCGGGACGGGGAATCGGATCCGCTTGGGGCGCCTCAATGGCCGGGGTGAACACGTACGCATCGAGCAGCGCAATGAGGAGACAGCCGATCAGGCTGCCTGCGATGCCGATGGCCATCCAGGACCGGGAGACGGGCGGCTGGGGTGTCCGGGAGACCCATGCCCGCAGGTACGGCAGGTCCAGGAGTGTCCGCTCCTGCAGCTTGAGAGCGGCGGCGGTGAGGATGAAGAGGAGGACGGCCTGCTGGACCACGCCCAAAGCGAGCGCGGCGGGAAGAGGAAGACCGCCGGTGTCGGGCAGTTTCCCGCCGAGCAGGGCGAGCTGATACGGCAGGATGGCGGCCGCCCCGATCGTGCCAAGGAGGGTCAGGAGGAGCGTCAGAGGCAGGTTCTGTCTCATGCGCGCCCCCGGGAGTGATAAAAAGTGACGGCGAGGGTAAGCCCCATGACGGCGATGAGGACGAACAGGAAGCCGAAGGCGGTGGTGCCTTCCGGAAGCAGCAGGCAGGCCAGCATGAGCAGGCCGCCGATGAACCAGATTTTCCCGGCCGTGCGGTGGGTGCGGCGCCAATTCTCTTCGCTCGCCAGAGTCCAGGGCGTCCGGATTCCGATATACCGGTTCGGCTGAAAGCGCGGCATATAGTTGCCCAGGATCAGGAAGACGATGCCCATGAGGATGGTGACATACTTGGCCATGTCGAACTCATAGCCCACGGCGTACAGGATGATCGCGATATGGGCGCCGAACAGGAGGCCGATGGAGGTCTCGCGTACGAGGGTCTGGGCGGACAAGGTGCGGGCGTCGGACGGGTTCACGGGGACCAGCAGGGCTGCCGCCATCAGCAGAAGCATGAATAAAGGCGCTGTGGCCAGTGCCCAGAATTTGGTCATGAAGCCGTCCGGTGTGCCGTCGAAGCGGAAATGAACCGCCATCTGGTCGGGCATGTACGGATAGGCATAGAAGCTCAGGGCGACGGCAAGAATGAACAGGGTAAGGCTGGGCAAATAATGTTTCATGTAGGATCCTTCCTTTCCTTGGAGGCTGGGGCTGTCCGTTCCTCTGCGGGCAGAGGGAAGGCGAGCAGCCATTTCATGAGTTCCTGAAACACGGTCAGGTTCAGCGAATAGACGATGTGCTGCCCCCTGCGCTCGTCCCAGACAAGCTCCGCCTGCTTGAGCAGGTTCAGATGGTGGGAGATGCTCGGCTTCGACATGTCGAACTTGTCGGCGATCTCGCCGGCGGTCATGTCGCGTTCCTTGAGCAGATCGAGGATTTGCCGCCGGGTCGGGTCCGACAGGGCCTTGAAGGTATGATTGAGCGCCAGGATGGTTCACCTCTTTCTGTGGAGCATGGTGGTCTGTTGATTGATTATATATTTAGAAAATTATCTAAATGTTTAATTCAAGTAAACCACAAGGGGATGCCGGCGTCAAGGGCTCATGAGGACTCAGGCTTGATCCGGCCGGGTCTGCTGGACCGGGGACGGAGCTCCGATAACGCACACCCCCCCAGGCCGGTGGTCGGAGGTTTTATACAAAATCTAAGAATCTATATCTCGCCTGGGGTCGATCCTGCGATCTTAAGCGCTTGATTCTACTGGAGGCCAAGTCCGTTTATGAAAATAGCGGAAGTGTGGTGCGTTATTTCCACTTTTTGATGGTTCCCACCAGAAATAAAGGAACTCAGATGCGTTATTGTAGGGATGGGTGCGGTTTTCAGGCCCGTATTCCCTTTATAAGGCATTTGAGTTCCGCTATTTTTCGGGAAATGGCGGGAAATATCTCAATAAGATACCTCGCTTCCGCTATTTTTAAACGAACGTTGGCGAGTCCTTCGGAAACGATCGGTCACCAAAAAACGGACCGCACACCTTCCGGCTCCAACTGCAGGATGTGGATCGAGGCAGTCCCTTGCAAGCGACTCTAGCTGAAACCATTCGTCCGGCAGGTGTACTCCCCGCACCCTGTCCCCGTATGGACCACGGTGAGGCAGGGATCCTGCCAGATCAGGTTGAAGAACGGTCTGAATTTATAAAATTTCAGGGTGGAGTAGAGAGTGACCAGCGTAGGATTGGCCCGCAGAGATCTTAAGGACGGCAACAGG containing:
- a CDS encoding YcdB/YcdC domain-containing protein; the encoded protein is MQKPFFKPWGIAGLTTALLLTSASPLAAMTPDAASKQTSAVLLPAAGPSAPAKEALPAASDAPVNTAVSRERAIELAGTYVTIPTDYKLQSVNYQVTPFSGGSARGAWHLSFVKQDAKGYYGSISVTVDSNNGGLLSYQIYDGDPDRKPSFPPQVSLDKAKTIAEAHLAKMLPKEQSQLTYALEDEKNFRKPLSGETQYPLRWVRSVNGIPFYGNEVRITVDGDGRIISYSKQWDESLAFAPSGTPVAADKAADTLQEATNPRLQYVTPYNAESGAQQLYVAYTADPLMVDAATGEVLTLSGGKPAPAVKPVPLSDKPLAELPSAPLKLTKEQAVERITGKFTLPKEAKLEDASYREYTDPRTNRTTSAWDLRWSVGGSPENGGTMIYASVDSSTGVILAFSPNDFRPLAASTDTAGADLTSDELKSRAEKHLREILPAYVHELYLDPQNEASPEWTSKLASMPYYPVNYRRIVGGIPTEYESVSLGLDRKTGEIKEFHSNLSTIPYPAEPRKVIAEDEARKLLLGQYDIKLQYVIDYKGKPSPYGYDGAGGMPVEKYNVMAAAGEIAPTGGEKLQTRLVYGLVPKFTEREQQLFLDGESGKWRSRESGRTVDPFAAPPADIAGHWAEEALNLMIDYGALEVTDGKVQPDGLITRGEMVKMLLAAVNGGYMPLSAGAYAERAASFADVAKDSKYFAYVENAADRGLIDRTSGTFQPDASLSRADLAELLVRAMGYRKLAQTEGLFVLQATDLENGAAANPGAVALVNGLGIMTLEDGKFRPKTEMTRAQAATAFYKYLQVRAELQDSPVNPRW
- a CDS encoding autorepressor SdpR family transcription factor: MALNHTFKALSDPTRRQILDLLKERDMTAGEIADKFDMSKPSISHHLNLLKQAELVWDERRGQHIVYSLNLTVFQELMKWLLAFPLPAEERTAPASKERKDPT
- a CDS encoding SdpI family protein, whose protein sequence is MKHYLPSLTLFILAVALSFYAYPYMPDQMAVHFRFDGTPDGFMTKFWALATAPLFMLLLMAAALLVPVNPSDARTLSAQTLVRETSIGLLFGAHIAIILYAVGYEFDMAKYVTILMGIVFLILGNYMPRFQPNRYIGIRTPWTLASEENWRRTHRTAGKIWFIGGLLMLACLLLPEGTTAFGFLFVLIAVMGLTLAVTFYHSRGRA
- a CDS encoding CPBP family intramembrane glutamic endopeptidase, with the protein product MRQNLPLTLLLTLLGTIGAAAILPYQLALLGGKLPDTGGLPLPAALALGVVQQAVLLFILTAAALKLQERTLLDLPYLRAWVSRTPQPPVSRSWMAIGIAGSLIGCLLIALLDAYVFTPAIEAPQADPIPRPAWWQGLLAMFYGGITEELLLRLFAMTLIVWLLSKITGRTGARIPSGYFWCAILLSTLLFGIGHLPAAAGLYGTLNGVIVARILILNGLLGIWFGYLYWKKGLEYAMVSHMSADLCLHVVFASISS
- a CDS encoding serine/threonine protein kinase, with protein sequence MLQYFRDVYTSWIDYPLREGRRLGGRYEIVRFLGMGSYGLTYLCRDSREAGAEVVVKMAKPSKKELGRRLLQREHEILKKLQHPRIPAAGGTFEERGRLCLVTEYIAGETVEDLIFREERRFTEEVSLLFMRELLEIVAFVHGQGYVHLDVRIPNVMVRGGDIHLIDFGLARRIGDTEGQEPFENDEMRRRRTPEAQSDLYAAGHFLLFLLYSTYRADWNSPEAGWEEELTVSEGTRTLIRRLLQEEPPYADAVICMAELDRVLGALQRSSP